A single genomic interval of Comamonas sp. 26 harbors:
- a CDS encoding glycosyltransferase, with amino-acid sequence MNSHSSVQQKTAGTLRILHFVTGGFSGATQVAVDLCLAAKRTTNFEVLLVLRRKPSTDEKKIQALRAQGLQVIVVSNWLHALTIWELRKIIREFRPDAMFAHGFSDHIWGRRAAAAEGVPHIFHVEHNSRERYTPRRLRQALALEPFTQAHIGVSEGVKTSLIERGFPAEKCVAICNGIDLTRFPQSALPQRWEDREPVIYMASRFARQKDHDTLIKALSLLKQRGLTPTLYLAGAGKNSLRAKAERLVMQLGLDQQVHFLGNVSDLPQRLMQARFFVLATHWEGMPLALVEGMAAGCACVASDVIGAREVIESDVNGLRVPEANAEAMADALQKLLENPDLAQSLGHAARDYASYHYGREHMWEQYQKLLETNA; translated from the coding sequence ATGAACTCACACTCTTCTGTCCAGCAAAAGACTGCTGGCACGCTGCGCATACTCCACTTCGTGACGGGCGGTTTTTCCGGTGCAACTCAGGTTGCAGTGGATCTCTGCCTAGCCGCCAAGCGCACCACAAATTTTGAAGTACTACTGGTGCTGCGTCGCAAACCCAGTACTGATGAAAAAAAGATCCAGGCCTTGCGCGCTCAGGGCCTGCAGGTGATCGTGGTCTCAAACTGGCTGCACGCCCTCACCATCTGGGAGCTACGCAAAATCATTCGCGAGTTCAGGCCGGACGCCATGTTCGCTCACGGTTTCAGCGACCATATCTGGGGCCGCAGGGCAGCAGCAGCTGAAGGCGTTCCGCATATCTTCCATGTGGAGCACAACTCCCGCGAACGCTATACGCCGCGCCGCCTGCGTCAAGCTCTGGCTTTAGAGCCCTTTACTCAAGCACATATCGGTGTCTCTGAAGGAGTCAAGACCAGTCTGATAGAGCGTGGATTTCCCGCAGAAAAATGCGTTGCCATCTGCAATGGAATTGACCTGACTCGCTTTCCTCAAAGCGCGCTCCCTCAACGCTGGGAAGATCGGGAGCCTGTCATTTACATGGCTTCACGCTTTGCTCGCCAAAAAGATCATGACACGCTCATCAAAGCGTTGTCACTACTCAAGCAACGAGGGCTGACTCCCACCCTGTATTTGGCTGGAGCAGGCAAAAACTCTCTGAGGGCCAAAGCCGAACGATTGGTGATGCAATTGGGCCTTGATCAACAAGTCCATTTCCTGGGCAATGTGTCAGACCTTCCGCAGCGCCTCATGCAAGCCCGATTTTTTGTTCTGGCGACACATTGGGAAGGAATGCCTCTGGCTTTGGTAGAGGGTATGGCTGCAGGATGTGCCTGTGTGGCTTCCGACGTCATCGGCGCTCGGGAAGTCATTGAGTCTGACGTTAATGGCCTGCGTGTGCCAGAGGCCAACGCGGAAGCCATGGCAGATGCTCTGCAGAAACTACTGGAAAATCCAGACCTTGCTCAGAGCCTTGGGCATGCAGCCCGCGACTACGCCTCATATCATTACGGGCGTGAGCATATGTGGGAGCAGTACCAAAAGCTCTTGGAAACTAACGCCTGA
- a CDS encoding glycosyltransferase family 32 protein, with amino-acid sequence MTRIPAHLFKSVLKLVQPQTLKSSAIYSDAKPVSIMGAAAATEVGAIPKILWTYWNQSQPDPFVLECIQSWRLQCPDYEVRLVHPGNLSEFVEQGALPAQFQDLHPTKQSDWIRLYLVAMHGGFWLDASTLLTRSLNWMQATASTHAEFVGFYLEKFTTNVHMPVIESWAFGALAGSGFVTAWQREFHQALIVEGTEAYLQRLQAQPDWDEIRQSIGDPHYLLIHITAQQVLRRKQYSSLAVFKAEDSAYYYHHALRWKWYLLYPQLCRAQGPKISAPIVKLRGGERRHFAEMFKSHGGAVPGSTWHRALNPEQ; translated from the coding sequence ATGACCCGGATTCCCGCCCATTTGTTCAAAAGTGTATTGAAGCTGGTTCAGCCGCAGACACTGAAGTCTTCAGCGATCTATAGCGATGCTAAACCGGTCAGCATCATGGGCGCGGCAGCCGCCACTGAGGTCGGAGCAATTCCAAAAATACTTTGGACTTACTGGAACCAGTCGCAGCCTGATCCGTTTGTCCTTGAATGTATCCAAAGCTGGCGCTTGCAGTGTCCGGATTATGAGGTACGCCTTGTACATCCCGGCAATCTGTCTGAGTTCGTGGAGCAAGGCGCTTTGCCTGCCCAGTTTCAGGATCTGCACCCCACCAAGCAGTCTGATTGGATACGGCTGTATCTCGTTGCAATGCATGGCGGATTCTGGCTGGATGCAAGCACTTTGCTGACCCGCTCTTTGAACTGGATGCAGGCGACAGCCAGCACTCATGCCGAGTTTGTTGGCTTCTATCTTGAAAAATTCACAACCAATGTGCACATGCCTGTGATTGAAAGCTGGGCTTTCGGTGCTTTGGCGGGCTCAGGGTTTGTTACAGCCTGGCAGCGTGAATTTCATCAAGCGTTGATTGTCGAAGGGACTGAGGCGTATCTGCAGAGGCTTCAGGCTCAGCCCGACTGGGATGAGATTCGCCAGAGTATTGGCGACCCTCACTATCTGCTGATTCATATCACTGCACAGCAAGTGCTCAGGCGCAAGCAATATTCATCTTTGGCCGTATTCAAAGCGGAGGACTCCGCCTATTACTATCACCATGCTCTGCGCTGGAAGTGGTACTTGCTGTATCCCCAGCTGTGCAGGGCGCAAGGACCGAAGATCAGTGCCCCTATCGTCAAGCTCAGAGGGGGGGAGCGTAGACACTTTGCGGAGATGTTCAAGTCGCATGGCGGTGCAGTACCTGGAAGCACATGGCATCGGGCACTGAACCCAGAGCAATAA
- a CDS encoding glycosyltransferase family 39 protein, with product MSSFSKDWQQTLYSKPWICLALLVCAHIVSRITISAGMKWDESEQILWAQHLQLGYGPQPPLYTWMQWAICQLFGPSVLALALLKHSLIALTYCLAWLAGRQILTDKGAWWVAAGLLLMPPFGWDSLRDQTHTVMVTAMTMGLWFAVLRQVQRPQAINFILIGLFCGLGMLSKYSYAMLIGALFVASMTVAQVRSAIFAKGWWLAPLMGTLIFAPHASWLASHWGMATAETVQKMSISTEASHLNGLGNLFKALLSTLGLWLIAVLASYRSKLWTPAPQKTALVPSRIWAKPLLQRYLLIVAVCLLAMVIAADVTDFKQRWMLPLTAIAPMALYVWRPALLEPGVGRMFTNFVIVFALIFLTMATLRPWQGSLKNDPDELNHPVKELAQQLRGAGYTGNGVIVGSDHMIAAMLHSQFPQSYALGCANGAQLQQCLSQAKADAAGGLLLITRADKPVPGWWDGIFTTQATTTPQELTIPFEKMPASATPAQYQYLWIAP from the coding sequence ATGTCCTCTTTTTCCAAAGACTGGCAGCAAACTCTTTATTCCAAACCATGGATATGTCTCGCACTTCTGGTCTGTGCGCATATCGTCTCGCGTATCACCATTTCTGCAGGCATGAAATGGGACGAGTCGGAACAGATTCTCTGGGCCCAGCACCTGCAACTGGGCTACGGCCCCCAGCCGCCGCTCTATACATGGATGCAGTGGGCGATTTGTCAGCTTTTCGGCCCCTCGGTTCTGGCTCTGGCTTTACTCAAGCACTCGCTGATTGCGCTGACCTACTGTCTGGCATGGCTGGCAGGCCGACAAATCCTCACTGACAAAGGCGCATGGTGGGTTGCGGCAGGCCTGCTGCTGATGCCCCCCTTTGGCTGGGACTCCCTTCGTGACCAGACTCACACAGTAATGGTCACAGCCATGACCATGGGCCTGTGGTTCGCCGTACTGCGCCAAGTACAAAGACCGCAAGCTATTAATTTCATATTGATTGGCCTGTTCTGCGGGCTGGGTATGCTCTCCAAATACAGCTACGCCATGTTGATTGGTGCCTTGTTTGTGGCATCGATGACGGTGGCGCAGGTTCGTTCGGCCATCTTTGCCAAAGGCTGGTGGCTGGCTCCGCTGATGGGAACTCTAATCTTTGCACCCCATGCCTCTTGGCTAGCTTCGCACTGGGGAATGGCAACGGCCGAGACGGTACAGAAAATGTCCATCTCTACCGAGGCATCGCACCTCAACGGTCTGGGCAACCTGTTCAAGGCCTTGCTCTCTACCCTCGGTCTATGGCTGATTGCCGTATTAGCCAGCTATCGCTCCAAGCTCTGGACCCCTGCACCTCAAAAGACGGCCTTAGTGCCTTCACGCATATGGGCCAAACCGCTGCTGCAGCGCTATCTGCTCATTGTTGCCGTTTGCCTGCTGGCCATGGTGATCGCGGCTGATGTCACCGACTTCAAACAGCGCTGGATGCTGCCACTAACCGCCATCGCCCCCATGGCCCTGTATGTCTGGCGCCCTGCTTTGCTGGAGCCAGGTGTGGGACGTATGTTCACCAACTTCGTCATTGTCTTTGCGCTGATCTTTCTGACCATGGCAACGTTACGCCCCTGGCAAGGCAGCCTCAAGAATGATCCTGATGAGCTGAACCACCCCGTCAAGGAATTGGCACAACAGTTGCGCGGCGCTGGCTACACCGGCAATGGCGTGATCGTTGGCTCTGACCACATGATCGCAGCCATGCTGCATTCACAATTCCCTCAAAGCTATGCACTTGGCTGCGCAAATGGCGCACAGCTGCAGCAATGCCTATCTCAAGCCAAGGCTGACGCTGCGGGCGGACTACTTCTGATTACCCGCGCCGACAAGCCGGTTCCCGGCTGGTGGGATGGCATCTTCACCACGCAGGCTACAACCACCCCACAAGAGCTGACCATCCCTTTCGAGAAAATGCCAGCCAGCGCAACGCCTGCGCAGTACCAATATCTCTGGATTGCCCCATGA
- a CDS encoding zinc-finger domain-containing protein: protein MTTNAVVELAAKDLNAQGGVFCPSPKADMKLWNSHPKVYLDVAKTGEAKCPYCGTLYRLKAGEVFAGGH, encoded by the coding sequence ATGACCACGAACGCCGTCGTCGAACTGGCCGCCAAAGACCTGAACGCCCAAGGAGGCGTGTTCTGCCCCAGTCCCAAAGCCGACATGAAGCTGTGGAACAGCCACCCCAAGGTCTATCTGGATGTCGCCAAGACCGGCGAAGCCAAGTGCCCCTACTGCGGCACCCTCTACCGCCTGAAGGCAGGCGAGGTGTTTGCGGGCGGGCATTGA
- a CDS encoding O-antigen ligase — translation MNLQTKIQATQPSRGKLASGLPYALDAACFAFFALSLCVPSGYSYGSTALALFSLIGCFAARSKKPTQRDTLVLVGMLVTMGLLWSLSLDRWLSAAGWGYGAKYGLAALSLWYLSKTGVRLSAIVWGIALGSAGALAIAAYQAGILKMPRVSGFTNAIQYGGIAMYLGFATLALALLGGRSKRQTVALGLLGACGIYASFISDSRGSWVVIPLLIAAIWLMAWLNGYKRLASLAAGGILILGLIVAVPAYQKLEQRSSEATQEISQYLQDPQKYAVTSVGQRLEQWRLAIHLIEQRPLTGWGLAGYPAAKQQMVDQGLAHPSVMEYGHAHNEILDMWVKRGLLGLILLLLFYTIPAAIFWPTQSRIARVNAEQRSKLLALRAAATLLPLAYFGFGWTQVFFAHNSGNMFYIFSLAVLWGGICRLESQAAPAPQS, via the coding sequence ATGAATTTGCAAACGAAAATTCAAGCTACACAGCCGTCGCGCGGCAAGCTAGCCTCAGGCCTACCCTATGCACTGGATGCCGCCTGCTTTGCATTCTTTGCCCTAAGCCTTTGTGTGCCGTCCGGTTACTCCTACGGGTCCACAGCTCTCGCACTTTTTTCGCTGATTGGCTGCTTTGCCGCTCGATCAAAAAAGCCAACACAACGAGATACTCTGGTTCTCGTTGGAATGCTTGTGACCATGGGCTTGCTATGGAGTCTGTCATTGGATCGCTGGCTCTCCGCTGCAGGTTGGGGATACGGTGCGAAATATGGTTTGGCCGCTCTCAGCCTCTGGTATCTGAGCAAAACGGGAGTCCGGCTCTCCGCAATCGTCTGGGGTATCGCTTTGGGCTCTGCCGGCGCTCTCGCGATTGCCGCTTATCAAGCTGGCATCTTAAAGATGCCAAGAGTTTCCGGGTTTACGAATGCCATCCAATATGGTGGCATTGCCATGTATCTGGGTTTTGCCACTTTGGCGCTGGCCTTGCTGGGCGGCCGGAGCAAGCGTCAAACAGTTGCCTTGGGGTTGCTGGGAGCGTGCGGTATTTACGCATCCTTTATTTCAGATTCCCGCGGTTCCTGGGTTGTCATCCCATTGCTGATTGCCGCCATCTGGTTGATGGCTTGGCTCAATGGCTATAAGCGTCTGGCCAGCCTTGCGGCAGGGGGCATTCTCATTCTTGGCTTGATCGTGGCTGTGCCAGCCTACCAAAAGCTTGAGCAGCGCAGCAGCGAAGCAACACAAGAGATTTCGCAATACCTGCAAGACCCTCAAAAATATGCAGTCACCTCCGTCGGCCAGCGACTAGAGCAATGGCGACTTGCCATCCATTTGATCGAACAGCGCCCTCTAACAGGCTGGGGCCTGGCTGGCTACCCGGCTGCCAAGCAGCAAATGGTGGATCAAGGCCTCGCTCACCCCTCGGTGATGGAGTATGGACATGCGCACAATGAAATTCTGGATATGTGGGTCAAGCGCGGGCTACTGGGTCTGATCTTGCTACTGTTGTTTTATACGATACCCGCAGCCATCTTCTGGCCTACACAAAGCCGCATAGCACGCGTCAATGCTGAACAACGCTCAAAGCTGCTGGCCCTGCGAGCTGCTGCAACGCTGCTGCCGCTGGCCTACTTTGGATTTGGCTGGACCCAGGTCTTCTTCGCGCACAACAGCGGCAACATGTTTTATATCTTTAGTCTTGCTGTGCTTTGGGGTGGCATTTGCAGACTTGAATCCCAAGCCGCCCCCGCCCCTCAGTCTTGA
- a CDS encoding glycerate kinase: MNLRNILVPIGLIVLMIAAYQSASWPGVAAVAGGIIMWGLLHFTRLMSIMKKASDRPIGYVGSAVMLNVKLRPKVALVHVIAMTRSLGQRLSEEGQSPEIYRWTDGTNSSVTCEFVNGRLMKWELQRPQQTDDAAQDAPDTSTQTPT; the protein is encoded by the coding sequence ATGAATTTGCGCAATATTTTGGTTCCCATTGGCTTGATCGTGCTGATGATCGCGGCCTATCAGTCCGCCAGCTGGCCCGGCGTTGCAGCCGTGGCAGGCGGCATCATCATGTGGGGGCTGCTGCACTTCACACGCCTGATGTCCATCATGAAGAAGGCCTCAGACCGACCCATTGGCTATGTGGGCAGCGCCGTGATGCTCAACGTCAAGCTCAGGCCCAAGGTCGCGCTGGTGCATGTGATTGCCATGACGCGTTCGCTGGGCCAGAGACTGTCCGAAGAAGGCCAGTCGCCTGAAATCTATCGCTGGACCGACGGCACCAACTCATCCGTGACCTGCGAATTTGTCAATGGTCGCCTGATGAAGTGGGAGCTGCAGCGCCCTCAGCAAACGGATGATGCAGCCCAGGACGCACCTGATACAAGCACCCAGACGCCGACGTAA
- a CDS encoding glycosyltransferase family 25 protein translates to MSSLPVVYINLSKDVERRERMTTQLAEMGLAGSRLPAVWWADLPETEQQRYFCSPQSHGRYFKPLSNGEKGCYASHLLAWQQLIDSDSSALVVFEDDVRLLPTLPQALEAIEALPANGRWDMIKLYGRAQEKIANQAPLGPDSLQLISYQRVPSFAAGYVISRAGAKKMLETRIPFDRPVDVDIRFWFENGLHVFGVYPSVIALDDTSEVSSIWAQKEAPMSLLQKIRKFKMKLALNWGNLLTKAPHVSDVLRR, encoded by the coding sequence ATGTCGTCATTACCCGTTGTCTATATCAATTTATCCAAGGATGTGGAGCGTCGTGAGCGGATGACGACCCAGTTGGCGGAAATGGGGCTGGCAGGGTCTCGCTTGCCGGCTGTATGGTGGGCCGACCTGCCAGAGACTGAGCAACAGCGCTATTTTTGCTCACCGCAGAGTCATGGGCGTTATTTCAAGCCTTTGAGCAACGGAGAAAAAGGCTGCTATGCCAGTCATTTGCTGGCATGGCAGCAATTGATTGATAGCGATTCTTCTGCGCTGGTTGTTTTTGAAGATGACGTGCGATTGCTCCCAACTTTGCCTCAGGCACTTGAAGCGATTGAAGCTTTGCCTGCCAATGGCAGGTGGGACATGATCAAGCTCTATGGGAGGGCGCAAGAGAAAATTGCCAATCAGGCGCCACTAGGGCCCGATTCTTTGCAGCTGATTTCGTATCAACGCGTGCCTAGTTTTGCCGCGGGTTACGTTATTAGTCGTGCAGGTGCCAAAAAAATGCTCGAAACCCGTATTCCGTTCGATAGACCAGTCGATGTGGATATTCGCTTCTGGTTTGAAAACGGCTTGCATGTTTTTGGCGTCTATCCTTCGGTCATTGCGCTCGATGACACGAGTGAAGTCAGCAGTATCTGGGCGCAAAAAGAGGCTCCGATGAGCCTTCTTCAAAAAATCCGCAAATTCAAAATGAAGCTTGCGTTGAATTGGGGCAACTTGCTGACCAAGGCGCCTCATGTTTCTGACGTTCTCAGGCGTTAG
- a CDS encoding lysylphosphatidylglycerol synthase transmembrane domain-containing protein, whose protein sequence is MGMALLGAVIYFANPRQLFAQLQQASLWWLLAGFVVAIASNVVSAWRWRAIAQWLGAEMSVASGMRWYFQAIGLNVLLPGAVVGGDVYRAIALQKMGQAKAASNLSVILDRVSGLWMLCAIGCLGAFACAPTLAPWVHMTESVFGASLLAITVLWVLLPCVLLQGLRSGWIKLPGTWLDPIRVAANSPDFVRQLLVQAASSAVVQLLSATALACGAIALGVQLPLAVWTFAIAPVFLMAALPVSVGGWGTREAAAVAALAPFGVSAVLAVGVGLLYGVFALGQGALGALAFGLPSKSQD, encoded by the coding sequence ATGGGCATGGCTTTGCTGGGGGCAGTCATTTACTTTGCAAACCCTCGGCAGCTTTTTGCGCAGCTGCAACAAGCCAGCCTATGGTGGCTGCTGGCGGGTTTTGTGGTTGCTATCGCTTCCAATGTTGTATCGGCTTGGCGTTGGCGAGCCATAGCGCAGTGGCTTGGGGCAGAGATGTCTGTGGCATCTGGAATGCGTTGGTATTTTCAGGCGATTGGCTTGAATGTACTGCTGCCCGGTGCCGTGGTCGGTGGCGATGTCTATCGTGCAATCGCACTCCAGAAAATGGGGCAGGCCAAGGCGGCAAGCAATCTGTCAGTCATTCTGGATCGCGTCAGTGGCTTGTGGATGCTTTGCGCTATTGGCTGTCTGGGTGCGTTCGCTTGCGCTCCGACCTTGGCACCGTGGGTGCACATGACCGAGAGCGTATTCGGTGCCTCGCTGCTGGCAATCACAGTGTTGTGGGTGCTGTTGCCCTGTGTGCTGTTACAAGGGCTGCGCAGTGGCTGGATCAAGCTGCCTGGCACTTGGCTGGATCCTATTCGCGTGGCAGCTAACAGTCCTGACTTTGTGCGCCAGCTGTTAGTACAGGCCGCGTCATCAGCGGTGGTGCAACTCTTGTCTGCGACAGCTCTGGCTTGCGGTGCCATTGCCCTGGGTGTTCAGTTGCCGCTAGCCGTGTGGACCTTTGCGATTGCCCCAGTATTTTTGATGGCTGCATTGCCTGTCAGTGTGGGTGGCTGGGGAACACGCGAAGCTGCCGCTGTGGCGGCTCTGGCTCCGTTCGGGGTGTCTGCTGTTCTGGCTGTGGGTGTGGGGCTGCTTTATGGCGTGTTCGCACTGGGCCAGGGCGCTTTGGGCGCGCTGGCGTTCGGCTTACCCAGCAAGAGTCAAGACTGA
- a CDS encoding branched-chain amino acid transaminase — MSPVVPSMSDRDGKIWMDGQLVDWRDAKIHVLTHTLHYGCGAFEGVRAYETEQGSAIFRLEDHTKRLFNSAKILRMQIPFTHEQVNQAQVDVVKANALKSCYLRPLTWIGDRKLGVSPKGNTIHLMVAAWAWGAYLGEEGMQRGIRTKISSYTRHHVNITMSQAKAVSNYTNSILANTEALDDGYDEAILLDASGFVSEGSGENIFVIKDGVVYTPDLSAGALNGITRNTVLHICKDLGLEVVQKRITRDELYISDELFFTGTAAEVTPIREVDRIQIGAGQRGPITEKIQAAYFDIVNGRNPKYSHWLTKV, encoded by the coding sequence ATGAGCCCTGTTGTTCCCTCGATGTCCGACCGCGACGGCAAAATCTGGATGGATGGCCAGCTGGTGGACTGGCGCGACGCAAAAATCCATGTGCTGACCCATACCCTGCACTACGGCTGCGGCGCCTTTGAAGGCGTGCGCGCCTACGAGACGGAGCAGGGCTCGGCCATCTTCCGCCTTGAAGATCACACCAAGCGACTGTTCAACAGCGCCAAGATTCTGCGCATGCAGATCCCATTCACCCATGAGCAGGTGAATCAGGCGCAGGTTGATGTAGTCAAGGCCAACGCACTGAAGTCCTGCTATCTGCGCCCTCTGACCTGGATTGGCGACCGCAAGCTGGGCGTCAGCCCCAAGGGCAATACCATCCACCTGATGGTCGCAGCCTGGGCCTGGGGTGCCTATCTGGGTGAAGAGGGCATGCAGCGCGGCATCCGCACCAAGATCTCCAGCTACACCCGCCACCATGTGAACATCACCATGAGCCAGGCCAAGGCGGTGAGCAACTACACCAATTCCATCCTGGCCAACACCGAGGCACTGGACGATGGCTACGACGAAGCCATCCTGCTGGATGCATCGGGCTTTGTGTCCGAAGGCTCGGGCGAGAACATCTTTGTGATCAAGGATGGCGTGGTCTACACCCCTGACCTCTCGGCCGGCGCGCTCAACGGCATCACCCGCAACACCGTGCTCCATATCTGCAAGGACCTGGGCCTGGAGGTGGTGCAAAAGCGCATCACCCGCGACGAGCTGTATATCTCGGACGAGTTGTTCTTCACCGGCACCGCCGCCGAAGTGACGCCCATCCGCGAGGTGGACCGCATCCAGATCGGTGCCGGTCAACGCGGCCCGATTACCGAAAAGATTCAAGCGGCCTACTTTGACATCGTCAACGGCCGAAACCCAAAATATTCACACTGGCTCACCAAGGTGTGA
- a CDS encoding glycosyltransferase family 2 protein, with amino-acid sequence MTSVHDLSPEVSIVVPIYNEFDNLPDLVARIDEAMRTQPLSYELIAVDDGSTDGSAKRLRELAQQNPWVRAVCLVRNYGQSSALQAGFDRVRGRYVVTLDADLQNEPGDIPLLLERLENEPDLDMISGWRKNRQDKALSRRLPSVLANRLISKLTNVQLHDYGCALKAYRREIIDRIRLYGEMHRFIPSLARDAGARIAEVPVRHHARTHGVSKYGIDRTFRVILDLIFIVFFMRFRQRPLHAFGGMGLWMATPGVFILLWLLVQKLMGESIGGRPLLMAGVMLVLMGMQFIAAGLIGELLTRIYYESGSGLQYYAKDYGVVEHKLEEKTTKAEPAAL; translated from the coding sequence ATGACGTCCGTGCACGATTTAAGTCCTGAAGTTTCTATCGTTGTACCTATTTATAACGAGTTTGATAATCTGCCCGATCTGGTGGCCCGCATTGACGAGGCCATGCGTACCCAGCCGCTGAGTTATGAATTGATCGCGGTGGACGATGGGTCAACTGACGGTAGTGCCAAGCGTCTGCGCGAACTGGCGCAGCAGAACCCTTGGGTGCGAGCCGTGTGTCTGGTGCGTAACTACGGTCAGTCCAGCGCCCTGCAAGCAGGCTTTGATCGTGTGCGTGGCCGCTATGTAGTGACGCTGGATGCGGATTTGCAGAACGAGCCTGGTGATATTCCGCTGCTGCTAGAGCGTCTGGAAAATGAGCCTGATCTAGACATGATTTCAGGCTGGCGCAAGAACCGTCAGGATAAGGCTTTGTCGCGTCGTCTGCCATCGGTGCTGGCCAATCGCCTGATCTCCAAGCTCACCAATGTGCAGTTGCATGATTACGGCTGTGCTCTCAAAGCTTACCGCCGCGAGATCATTGACCGCATTCGCCTCTATGGCGAGATGCACCGCTTCATCCCCTCTCTGGCCCGCGATGCCGGTGCTCGTATTGCCGAAGTGCCCGTGCGCCACCATGCGCGCACTCATGGGGTTTCTAAATACGGGATTGATCGCACCTTCCGTGTGATTCTGGATCTGATCTTTATCGTCTTCTTCATGCGCTTCCGTCAGCGCCCCCTGCACGCCTTTGGAGGCATGGGGTTGTGGATGGCAACACCCGGCGTATTCATTCTGCTGTGGCTGCTGGTGCAGAAGCTCATGGGCGAATCCATTGGCGGGCGCCCCCTGTTGATGGCGGGGGTCATGCTGGTGTTGATGGGAATGCAGTTCATCGCCGCCGGCCTGATTGGTGAGCTGCTGACACGTATTTATTACGAGTCTGGTAGTGGCTTGCAATACTACGCCAAGGACTATGGCGTAGTTGAGCACAAGCTCGAAGAGAAAACGACCAAAGCAGAACCTGCTGCATTGTGA